The Streptomyces sp. NBC_01268 genome window below encodes:
- a CDS encoding vWA domain-containing protein, translating into MSGTQNYINHVALVLDASSSMSRLRNKVIEVADQQIAYLARRSRELDQETRVTVYVFADKVECVIYDKDVLRMPSLKQLYRVGGMTALLAAALKSQRELAQTAQLYGDHSFLTFVLTDGQENASHRSPDAPAKDPRALVAAVAEMIESQQDNWTLAVLVPDQMGKREATQCGFPKDNIAIWDATSTQGLEEAGQVIQEATEKFMVGRTKGIRGSRSVFSAGAAVSKQSIEAAGLTPANPSTFELIPVARDAAIREWVVESGHTYRTGCAYYQLSKSERIQARKQIAVLEKKTDRVYTGPQARALLGLPDDEVRVKPDHNDEFTIFVQSTSVNRKLVAQTRLLVMV; encoded by the coding sequence ATGTCCGGGACCCAGAACTACATCAACCACGTCGCACTCGTGCTGGACGCCAGCTCGTCCATGTCGCGCCTGCGGAACAAGGTCATCGAGGTCGCCGACCAGCAGATCGCGTACCTCGCGCGGCGGTCGAGGGAGCTGGACCAGGAGACCCGGGTCACGGTGTACGTCTTCGCCGACAAGGTGGAGTGCGTCATCTACGACAAGGACGTGCTGCGGATGCCGTCGCTGAAGCAGCTGTACCGGGTCGGCGGGATGACCGCACTGTTGGCGGCGGCACTGAAGTCCCAGCGGGAGCTGGCCCAGACGGCGCAGCTGTACGGCGACCACAGCTTCCTGACCTTCGTCCTGACCGACGGCCAGGAGAACGCGAGCCACCGCTCCCCGGACGCACCGGCGAAGGATCCCCGCGCGCTCGTCGCGGCCGTGGCCGAGATGATCGAGTCGCAGCAGGACAACTGGACGCTCGCGGTCCTGGTCCCCGACCAGATGGGCAAGCGCGAGGCCACGCAGTGCGGATTCCCGAAGGACAACATCGCCATCTGGGACGCCACGAGCACGCAGGGCCTGGAAGAGGCCGGGCAGGTCATCCAGGAGGCCACCGAGAAGTTCATGGTGGGCCGTACGAAGGGCATCCGGGGATCCCGGTCCGTGTTCTCTGCGGGCGCGGCGGTCAGCAAGCAGAGCATCGAGGCGGCCGGCCTCACCCCGGCGAACCCGTCGACGTTCGAGCTGATCCCGGTGGCCCGTGACGCGGCGATCCGGGAGTGGGTCGTCGAGAGCGGACACACCTACCGGACCGGCTGCGCCTACTACCAGCTGAGCAAGTCCGAGCGGATCCAGGCCCGCAAGCAGATCGCGGTCCTGGAGAAGAAGACGGACCGGGTGTACACGGGCCCGCAGGCGCGTGCCCTGCTCGGCCTGCCGGACGACGAGGTCCGCGTGAAGCCGGACCACAACGACGAGTTCACGATCTTCGTGCAGAGCACCAGCGTGAACCGGAAGCTGGTCGCGCAGACGCGGCTCCTGGTGATGGTCTGA
- a CDS encoding aldo/keto reductase, whose product MAPSAAPAAVPTVTLNNGVEIPQLGFGVFQVPDDETAAAVTTALETGYRSIDTAAVYGNETGVGRALAASGLPREDLFVTTKLWNADQGYDATLRAFDAGLAKLGLDHVDLYLIHWPTPARDLYRDSWRALERLAEEGRIRAAGVSNFQPAHLARLMDGAKLTPAVNQIELHPGLQQAELRAFHAGHGIATEAWSPLAQGAVLNDAVVGELAARYGKSPAQIVLRWHLQLGNIVIPKSVTPARIRENFAVFDFALTAEDVQAMTALDRGLRTGPHPDELN is encoded by the coding sequence ATGGCCCCCTCCGCCGCCCCCGCAGCCGTCCCCACCGTCACGCTGAACAACGGCGTCGAGATCCCCCAGCTCGGCTTCGGCGTCTTCCAGGTCCCCGACGACGAGACCGCCGCCGCCGTCACCACCGCACTGGAGACCGGGTACCGCAGCATAGACACCGCCGCTGTCTACGGAAACGAGACCGGCGTCGGGCGCGCACTGGCCGCCTCCGGCCTGCCCCGCGAGGACCTGTTCGTCACCACCAAGCTGTGGAACGCCGATCAGGGGTACGACGCCACGCTCCGCGCGTTCGACGCCGGCCTCGCGAAGCTGGGCCTCGATCACGTCGACCTCTACCTGATCCACTGGCCCACTCCGGCCCGCGACCTGTACCGCGACTCCTGGCGCGCACTGGAGCGCCTCGCCGAGGAAGGCCGCATCCGTGCGGCCGGCGTCTCCAACTTCCAGCCCGCCCACCTCGCCCGCCTGATGGACGGCGCGAAGCTGACCCCCGCCGTCAACCAGATCGAGCTGCACCCCGGCCTGCAGCAGGCGGAGCTGCGCGCCTTCCACGCCGGGCACGGCATCGCCACCGAGGCGTGGAGCCCGCTCGCCCAGGGGGCCGTCCTGAACGACGCCGTCGTCGGCGAGCTGGCGGCCCGGTACGGCAAGTCCCCGGCGCAGATCGTCCTGCGCTGGCACCTGCAGCTCGGCAACATCGTCATCCCCAAGTCGGTCACCCCGGCCCGGATCCGCGAGAACTTCGCGGTCTTCGACTTCGCGCTCACGGCCGAGGACGTGCAGGCCATGACCGCACTCGACCGCGGCCTCCGCACGGGCCCGCACCCCGACGAGCTCAACTGA
- a CDS encoding DUF1269 domain-containing protein, with protein sequence MSELIIIGYEERAVANKAFAEVQKLKDGHVVDLNGLAVVTVDEDGTTHVDTPKRSEEVALSATAGALWGMVFGMVILTPAMGVVGAAVGGLIGKLNQMGVDSKFRGKVQEILRPGSSAVVIMASKVTEDRFAAAMAPFGGTVLKTSLSEENEKELAEQLAGPDAPE encoded by the coding sequence ATGTCCGAGCTCATCATCATCGGGTACGAGGAACGCGCGGTCGCCAACAAGGCGTTCGCGGAGGTGCAGAAACTGAAGGACGGGCACGTCGTCGACCTGAACGGTCTGGCCGTCGTCACGGTGGACGAGGACGGCACGACCCATGTCGACACGCCCAAGAGGAGCGAGGAAGTGGCCCTGTCCGCCACCGCCGGCGCCCTGTGGGGCATGGTCTTCGGCATGGTCATCCTCACGCCGGCCATGGGTGTGGTGGGCGCCGCGGTCGGCGGCCTCATCGGCAAGCTGAACCAGATGGGCGTCGACAGCAAGTTCCGGGGCAAGGTCCAGGAGATCCTCCGCCCCGGCTCGTCGGCCGTGGTCATCATGGCCTCCAAGGTCACGGAGGACAGGTTCGCCGCGGCGATGGCGCCCTTCGGCGGGACCGTCCTCAAGACCTCGCTCTCGGAGGAGAACGAGAAGGAGCTCGCGGAGCAGCTGGCCGGCCCCGACGCGCCGGAGTGA
- a CDS encoding LysR family transcriptional regulator: MDLNLLRALDALLQENSVTRAAERLGTSPAAASRTLARLRRAVGDPLLVRAGQQMVPTPRALELREEVAVLLRGCDSVLRPGAGFDAVHLQRTFTVQAADLLLAGLAGTLSERIHAEAPHVDVVFLPEALEGGPALRQGGVDVELGVLGHLDPEIRTRPLTRTPLVGIARSGHPLFDGTIDAVRFAAADHIGISRLGKRHGPIDSALAERGLRRRVAVVVPSHTSAMMLARDTDLVALTLADWLPRTTAALGLRTFPLPFGLPPLDLAMAWHPRNAADPAHRWFRDHLAAAVLTPSGTDGTDGEGGQGGQGRGEAGP, from the coding sequence ATGGACCTCAACCTGCTGCGAGCCCTGGACGCCCTGCTCCAGGAGAACAGCGTGACCCGCGCCGCGGAACGGCTCGGCACGTCCCCCGCGGCGGCCAGCCGCACCCTGGCCCGGCTCCGCCGCGCCGTCGGCGACCCCCTGCTGGTGCGGGCCGGCCAGCAGATGGTCCCGACCCCACGCGCCCTCGAACTCCGCGAGGAGGTCGCCGTGTTGCTGCGCGGCTGCGACAGCGTGCTCAGACCGGGCGCCGGATTCGACGCCGTGCACCTCCAGCGCACCTTCACCGTCCAGGCCGCCGACCTGCTCCTGGCCGGACTGGCCGGCACCCTGAGCGAACGCATCCATGCAGAAGCCCCCCACGTGGACGTCGTCTTCCTGCCCGAGGCTCTGGAGGGCGGGCCCGCGCTCCGCCAGGGCGGGGTGGACGTCGAACTCGGCGTCCTCGGGCACCTGGACCCCGAGATCCGGACCCGACCCCTCACCCGTACGCCCCTGGTCGGCATCGCCCGCAGCGGCCACCCCCTGTTCGACGGGACGATCGACGCCGTCCGCTTCGCCGCCGCCGACCACATCGGCATCTCCCGCCTCGGCAAAAGGCACGGGCCCATCGACAGCGCCCTGGCCGAACGCGGCCTGCGGCGCCGGGTCGCCGTGGTCGTCCCCAGCCACACCAGCGCGATGATGCTGGCCAGGGACACCGACCTCGTCGCGCTCACCCTGGCCGACTGGCTGCCCCGGACCACCGCGGCACTGGGACTGCGCACCTTTCCGCTCCCGTTCGGCCTGCCGCCGCTCGACCTCGCCATGGCCTGGCACCCCCGCAACGCGGCCGACCCGGCGCACCGCTGGTTCCGCGACCACCTGGCAGCCGCCGTCCTGACCCCGTCGGGGACGGACGGGACGGACGGGGAGGGTGGGCAGGGTGGGCAGGGACGGGGAGAGGCGGGGCCGTGA
- a CDS encoding discoidin domain-containing protein, with amino-acid sequence MKNLKAYQLTGTGGGSESLLSQGRPVTASSTEAAGFEPGKAVDGSASTRWASAEGADPQWLRVDLGAPAALSRVRLDWEAAHASAYRVQGSLDGTTWTDLYTTTTGDGATDDLTLSGTARYIRVYGTKRATPYGYSLYELKVYGTPTA; translated from the coding sequence CTGAAGAACCTGAAGGCCTACCAGCTCACCGGCACCGGCGGCGGCTCCGAGAGCCTGCTCTCCCAGGGGCGCCCCGTCACGGCCTCGTCCACCGAGGCGGCCGGCTTCGAACCCGGCAAGGCCGTCGACGGGTCGGCGAGCACCCGGTGGGCCTCCGCCGAAGGCGCCGACCCGCAATGGCTCCGCGTCGACCTCGGCGCCCCCGCCGCCCTCTCCCGCGTACGGCTCGACTGGGAAGCCGCCCACGCGAGCGCCTACCGCGTCCAAGGCTCCCTGGACGGCACCACCTGGACCGACCTCTACACCACCACCACCGGCGACGGCGCCACCGACGACCTGACACTCTCCGGCACCGCCCGCTACATCCGCGTGTACGGCACCAAGCGGGCCACCCCGTACGGCTACTCCCTCTACGAGTTGAAGGTGTACGGCACCCCGACGGCGTGA
- a CDS encoding aldo/keto reductase, translating into MSLKEILPGRLGFGTAPLGNMFRAIPDEEARATVVAAWDHGIRVYDTAPFYGAGLAETRLGEVLAAKPRDAYVLSTKVGRVILDEPETAARDLGEKGGLFEHGNPHKMVHEWTAEATERSIEDSLKRLGTDRLDIVWVHDIAQDFHGDLWLQKYEEARTGAFRVLSRLRDEGVIKAWGLGVNRTEPIELTLALDEPRPDGFLLAGRYTLLDHEHALQRLLPMAQEQGVDMVVGGPYSSGILAGGTHFEYQQAPAGIIERVGKLKALAEKHGVGIKAAALQFSLAHPAAAAVIPGATRPSRIAEDTAALSETVPAAFWTDLRAAALVSPSAPLPHDA; encoded by the coding sequence ATGTCGCTCAAGGAAATCCTTCCCGGCCGTCTCGGCTTCGGCACCGCCCCGCTCGGCAACATGTTCCGCGCGATCCCCGACGAGGAGGCCCGCGCCACCGTCGTGGCCGCCTGGGACCACGGCATCCGCGTCTACGACACGGCCCCCTTCTACGGCGCCGGACTGGCCGAGACCCGCCTCGGCGAGGTCCTCGCCGCCAAGCCGCGCGACGCCTACGTCCTGTCCACCAAGGTCGGCCGGGTCATCCTCGACGAGCCCGAGACGGCCGCCCGCGACCTGGGGGAGAAGGGCGGACTGTTCGAGCACGGCAACCCCCACAAGATGGTCCACGAGTGGACCGCCGAGGCCACCGAGCGCTCCATCGAGGACAGCCTGAAGCGCCTCGGCACCGACCGTCTCGACATCGTCTGGGTCCACGACATCGCCCAGGACTTCCACGGCGACCTGTGGCTGCAGAAGTACGAGGAGGCCCGCACCGGCGCCTTCCGCGTCCTGTCCCGGCTGCGCGACGAAGGCGTGATCAAGGCCTGGGGCCTCGGCGTCAACCGCACCGAGCCCATCGAGCTCACCCTCGCCCTCGACGAGCCCCGCCCCGACGGCTTCCTCCTCGCCGGCCGCTACACCCTCCTCGACCACGAGCACGCCCTCCAGCGCCTGCTCCCCATGGCGCAGGAGCAGGGCGTCGACATGGTCGTCGGCGGCCCGTACAGCTCCGGCATCCTCGCCGGCGGCACCCACTTCGAATACCAGCAGGCCCCGGCCGGGATCATCGAGCGCGTCGGGAAGCTGAAGGCGCTCGCCGAGAAGCACGGTGTCGGCATCAAGGCCGCCGCGCTGCAGTTCTCCCTCGCCCACCCGGCCGCCGCCGCGGTGATCCCCGGCGCCACCCGCCCCAGCCGGATCGCCGAGGACACCGCGGCCCTCAGCGAGACCGTCCCCGCCGCGTTCTGGACGGATCTGCGTGCCGCGGCACTCGTCAGCCCGTCCGCCCCCCTCCCGCACGACGCCTGA
- a CDS encoding cytochrome P450 family protein: MSSPSPAPASAHVVDPAGGCPHALNADLRARGPVADIVLPGGVPAAVVLGHDALKEFLSHPDVAKDSRHCPALSDGTIPANWPLRVFADAQGMHTADGTDHRRLRSLVGNAFTARQVERLRPRIEELTAGFLDDLGRAAAEDPDGVADLRTHFALPLPMSVICELLGVDAEHRGRLHDLTYTVIIATDTTPAEVMAAVRELVDLLGTIAAARRADPGDDLTSALIAAREDGDDRLSEAELIGMMRLMLVAGHETTLNLISNAVRALCTHRDQLALVLDGKATWSDVVDETLRWDGPVSWFPFRYPTRDLALGGTVIPQGTPVLAAYTAAGRDAAFHGPDADRFDITRPGAARHLSFGHGLHYCVGAPLARLQATIALERLFSRFPGLDLAVPEAELPHQRSFIGNSVEALPVRPVGAVPA, encoded by the coding sequence TTGTCCTCCCCTTCCCCCGCTCCCGCATCCGCGCACGTCGTCGACCCCGCCGGCGGCTGCCCGCACGCCCTGAACGCCGACCTGCGGGCCCGGGGGCCCGTCGCGGACATCGTCCTGCCCGGCGGGGTGCCCGCCGCGGTCGTCCTGGGGCACGACGCGCTCAAGGAGTTCCTCTCCCACCCCGATGTCGCCAAGGACTCGCGTCACTGCCCGGCCCTGAGCGACGGCACGATCCCCGCGAACTGGCCGCTGCGGGTCTTCGCCGACGCTCAGGGCATGCACACCGCCGACGGCACCGACCACCGTCGGCTGCGGTCCCTCGTCGGCAACGCCTTCACCGCCCGCCAGGTGGAGCGGCTGCGGCCGCGGATCGAGGAGCTGACGGCCGGCTTCCTCGACGACCTCGGGCGGGCCGCCGCAGAGGACCCGGACGGTGTCGCGGACCTGCGGACCCACTTCGCGCTGCCGCTCCCGATGAGCGTCATCTGCGAACTGCTCGGCGTGGACGCCGAGCACCGGGGCCGGCTGCACGACCTCACCTACACGGTGATCATCGCCACCGACACCACTCCGGCCGAGGTGATGGCCGCGGTGCGCGAGCTCGTCGACCTGCTCGGGACGATCGCGGCCGCCCGTCGGGCCGATCCCGGCGACGACCTCACCAGCGCGCTGATAGCCGCCCGCGAGGACGGCGACGACCGGCTGAGCGAGGCCGAACTCATCGGCATGATGCGCCTGATGCTCGTCGCCGGCCATGAGACCACCCTCAACCTGATCAGCAACGCGGTACGGGCGCTGTGCACCCATCGTGACCAGCTGGCGCTGGTCCTGGACGGGAAGGCCACGTGGTCGGACGTGGTGGACGAGACGCTGCGCTGGGACGGTCCCGTCAGCTGGTTCCCGTTCCGCTACCCGACCCGCGACCTGGCTCTCGGCGGCACCGTGATCCCTCAGGGCACGCCCGTCCTCGCCGCCTACACCGCCGCCGGGCGTGACGCGGCCTTCCACGGCCCCGACGCCGACCGCTTCGACATCACCCGGCCCGGTGCGGCCCGGCACCTCTCCTTCGGCCACGGCCTTCACTACTGCGTGGGCGCGCCGCTCGCCCGCCTCCAGGCCACCATCGCCCTGGAGCGGCTCTTCAGCCGCTTCCCCGGCCTCGACCTCGCCGTCCCCGAAGCAGAACTGCCCCACCAGCGCAGTTTCATCGGCAACAGCGTCGAAGCACTCCCGGTCCGCCCCGTGGGCGCCGTACCCGCCTGA
- a CDS encoding YncE family protein: protein MQQSPRADRDGDVLAVISQSGPTVSFFDAASDRLLGAVEVPAEPHELRFDPTQRLLWCTTAYQSGYYHANSGRRTELTAIDPDTRRVVEVVDLSPEHGPHGLALDTSRRRLYVSVEGSADRPGGVVVIDTGTRRPVGRIDTDAPGPHWFAIDPSGTTGYATNKEAPFVSVVDLERGVLTAKVEVPGSEGLAVTADGMEVFVAAPYAGSFSAAGERPVAGIRVIDARTASVVDLLPTEGIVLPVHLTSTGMLLAGELRMAPDPTSSLGRHAPGRLTVFRADTRERLGQVEVGRFPLTVTSSPDGRIAYVACVVSSTVDVVDLETLRTLARLDVAKLAEPGAHGLAYIPRPAA, encoded by the coding sequence GTGCAGCAGTCTCCCCGCGCCGACCGGGACGGCGATGTCCTGGCCGTGATCAGCCAGAGCGGCCCGACCGTGTCGTTCTTCGACGCCGCCTCCGACCGTCTTCTCGGAGCGGTGGAAGTCCCCGCCGAGCCGCACGAGTTGCGCTTCGATCCGACGCAGCGCCTGCTGTGGTGCACCACGGCGTACCAGTCGGGCTACTACCACGCCAACAGTGGTCGCCGTACCGAGCTGACGGCCATCGACCCCGACACGCGCCGCGTCGTCGAGGTCGTCGACCTCTCCCCCGAACACGGCCCGCACGGACTGGCGTTGGACACGTCACGACGCCGCCTCTACGTCAGCGTGGAAGGGTCGGCGGACCGGCCCGGCGGTGTGGTCGTGATCGACACCGGGACCCGCCGACCCGTCGGCCGGATCGACACGGACGCGCCCGGACCGCACTGGTTCGCCATCGACCCGTCGGGCACGACGGGCTACGCCACGAACAAGGAGGCGCCGTTCGTCTCGGTCGTCGACCTCGAACGGGGCGTCCTCACCGCGAAGGTCGAGGTGCCGGGCAGCGAGGGACTGGCCGTCACGGCCGACGGCATGGAGGTCTTCGTCGCCGCGCCGTACGCCGGCTCCTTCTCCGCCGCCGGGGAGCGACCCGTGGCGGGAATCCGGGTGATCGACGCCAGGACCGCATCGGTCGTCGACCTGCTCCCCACCGAGGGCATCGTCCTGCCGGTGCATCTGACCTCGACCGGAATGCTGCTCGCCGGCGAACTGCGCATGGCACCCGACCCGACGTCCTCGCTGGGACGCCACGCACCGGGACGCCTCACCGTCTTCCGCGCCGACACCCGCGAACGGCTGGGCCAGGTCGAGGTGGGGCGCTTCCCGCTGACCGTCACCTCGTCGCCCGACGGCCGGATCGCCTATGTGGCCTGCGTCGTCTCGTCCACCGTCGACGTCGTCGACCTGGAGACGCTGCGGACCCTGGCCCGGCTGGACGTCGCCAAGCTCGCCGAACCCGGCGCCCACGGCCTGGCCTACATCCCGCGCCCGGCAGCCTGA